gctgtgggcatggttctctggaactgatccctattttccaattttaatttgcattgataaaactatgagtaagacagaacgacctaaaatgactaaatatacaATGGAGTCTGGGGTAGAAGCTTTTAGTGTCCAAATTGATGAAGTAAGTGAATGGTTTCGGGTAACAACGGGcctgtctggtggcagtaataattggctgCTGTTAGCAAATGCAGCAGCACAGGCTTCTGGAGAAGATTGCGTcgtatgtgtgggcccaagacctttattgagggtgattcctgctaaaatagaggataaatgtgtaatggaactaatgaataaaactgtccccaatgataaatgctctaaatgggataaagtttatccactggttgattggcaagatactaaacctattttttcaaataaagtggcggatggggatttttcatgtattaaaatgtcaggtactgggaaacaattgggaagactgaaccacaccactcactgcatttcagcaacagatgtgggtcgtaaattccagcctcagtccagagctgacatttggtggtggtgtggggacagccgaatatttgataagttacctctgaatatgaagggatattgtgctctcatcaccctccttctgccagtagatattttccctacatcggttgataaccttctgcaaattgttaatacttggcaaccaaatttttctcattcttttcagagggccaaaagatccacttggcaggatcaaaatgttcccacatacatagatgcgattGGAGTGCCACGCGGGGTCCCAGATGAGTATAAGATTGCGGACCAGGTGGCTTCAGGTTTTGAATCTttgatttgctggtggtgtaccattaacaaaaatgtagataggattaattatgtacattacaatgttcaaagactaggaaattggactcaatcaggTTTCGAAGCAGTACACGGCCAGTTGTCAGCTACATCTTTAATGGCTTTTCAGAATCGtatagcccttgatatgttacttgcagaaaggggtggtgtttgttcaatgttcggagaacaatgttgtacttttattcctaataacactgcaccggatggaagtttaaccaatgccattgagggactccggacacttaaaaaaaatgaaagagcagtccggtattgatacgtcaatttggataactggatggatgcttttggaagatataaaaattttgtttcagcttttttgacaacttgcggttgttgctgtattccttgtttaagatcgttgtgcacgcggcttattgccacagccattgaaaagcaagatgtacaaaacaagtcgtcttatatgatggttgaatctgtaacttctaaagctatgaccgcggtggcgacatcagatgaagatccagctggaatttttctctagactatttctaagggatttaatgtcttattttgaacaaatatagtttgttcattgagggactgaagacatttaacattttctatgcatatttttactgtttatgaatttacttatagtatatagatgccatttaactgataatgtttgtgtgaaatatattggacatataactagtgtaaggaataacacttttcactcccttcgagctggtgagataggaatacACAGGGGAGgcatgcatgttctcaagttgataacactgtgggttttagggagtctaggtcgcagggtcgtacctgtctagtcatatatttccggctctggacgaaactggagtaaacatgtcaatgaatcacttgtctgtttattataattgctaaccctttgtccagcctcagaggaggagtatgcttttttcctctataaagcgactgtgtgtttttcatatggacacactcgaggcttaacatcacctttgaatgtaagcatgtcttgtgtcttttaggagctcctaaaataaatcttttgcaaaagaagcttcttcatcagatctcatttttcaattatttttgaacacgcaaagattacacttaatatagtaatcaactaataccttcagtttcaatttagggttagggtttcaaactagggttttacattagcgttaggttttcaaactagggttttacattagggttagggtttcaaacaagggttttacattagggttagggtttcaaactagggttttaaattagggttagtgcttcaaactagggttttacattagggttagggtttcaaataagggttttacattagggtaagtgtttcaaaacaggggttaagaattagggttagggtttcacactagggttttacattagcgttagggtttgaaactagggttttacattagggttagggtgacaaactagggttttacattagggttagggtttcaaactagggttttacattagggttagggtttcaaactagggtttcaatttagggttagggtttcaaactagggtttaacatttgggttagggtttcaaactagggttttacattagtgttaatgcttcaaactaggattttacattagggttagggtttcaaactagggttttacattagggttagggtttcaaactagggttttacatttgggttagggttacaaactagggtttcaaattaggcttagtgtttcaaactagggttttacattagggttagggtttcaaacaaggattttacattagggttagggtttcaaactagggttttacattagggttagggtttcaaactagggttttacattagggttagggtttcacactaaggttttacattagggttagggttacaaactagggttttacattacggttagggtttcaaactagggtttaacgttagggttagggtttcaaactagggttttacattagggttaatgcttcaaactagggttttacattagggttatgctttcaaactagggttttacattagggttagggtttcaaactagggttttacattagggttactgcttcaaactagggttttacattagggttagggtttcaaacaagggttttacattagggttagggtttcaaactagggtttaacattagggttagggttccaaactagggttttacattagtgttaaggttacaaactagggttttacattagggttagggtttcaaactagggtttcaaattagggttagggtttcaaactaggttttcaaattagggttagggttttcaaactagggtttatcattagggttagggtttcaaactagggttttacattagggttagggtttcaaactaggctttctaattagggttagggtttcaaactagggttttatattagggttagggtttcaaactagggtttcaaattagggttagggtttcaaacaagggttttacattagggttagggtttcaaacaagggttttacattaggcttagggtttcaaaacaggggttttaaattagggttagggtttcaaacttgggttttacattaggtttagggtttcaaactagggttttacattagggttagggtttcaaattagggtttaacattagggttagcgtttcaaactagtgttttacattagggttaatgcttcaaactagggttttacattagggttagggttttaaactatggtttcaaattagatttggggtttcaaactagggttttacattagggttagcgtttcaaactagtgttttacattagggttagtgcttcaaactagggttttacattagggttaatgcttcaaactagggttttacattagggttagggtttcaaactagggttttacattagtgttaggttttcaaactagggttttacatttgggttagggttacaaactatggttttacattaggtttagggtttcaaactagggtttcaaattaggcttagggtttcaaactagggttttacattagggttagggtttcaaacaagggttttacattagggttagggtttcaaattagggtttaacattagggttagggtttcaaactagggttttacattagggttagggttacaaactagggtttaacattaggattagtgtttcaaactagggttttacattagggttagggtttcaaacaagggttttacattagggttagggtttcaaaacagtcattttacattagggttagggttacaaactagggttttacattagggttagggtttcaaactagggttttacattagggttagggttacaaactaggctttaacattagggttagggtttcaaactagggttttacattagggttagggtttcaaacaagggttttacattagggttagggtttcaaactagggtttcaaattagggttagggtttcaaactagggttttacattagggttagagtttcaaactagggttttacattagggttagggtttcacactaaggttttacattagggttaggtgtacaaactagggttttacat
This genomic stretch from Vanacampus margaritifer isolate UIUO_Vmar unplaced genomic scaffold, RoL_Vmar_1.0 HiC_scaffold_30, whole genome shotgun sequence harbors:
- the LOC144040787 gene encoding uncharacterized protein LOC144040787, giving the protein MLFLPKFQWIMNWAYNNSIVLTVAPNTNTSVKLPIKSLKGFSSGGPTKGGLWLKYWWYLTGSVLRLDWSTFLTTQNGQYWPPGSSREAVYFAKRVTLRRMGHHFELTFVFPEGNIRPPNVTINNTFCYGLMLWAWFSGTDPYFPILICIDKTMSKTERPKMTKYTMESGVEAFSVQIDEVSEWFRVTTGLSGGSNNWLLLANAAAQASGEDCVVCVGPRPLLRVIPAKIEDKCVMELMNKTVPNDKCSKWDKVYPLVDWQDTKPIFSNKVADGDFSCIKMSGTGKQLGRLNHTTHCISATDVGRKFQPQSRADIWWWCGDSRIFDKLPLNMKGYCALITLLLPVDIFPTSVDNLLQIVNTWQPNFSHSFQRAKRSTWQDQNVPTYIDAIGVPRGVPDEYKIADQVASGFESLICWWCTINKNVDRINYVHYNVQRLGNWTQSGFEAVHGQLSATSLMAFQNRIALDMLLAERGGVCSMFGEQCCTFIPNNTAPDGSLTNAIEGLRTLKKNERAVRY